From one Fusobacterium mortiferum ATCC 9817 genomic stretch:
- a CDS encoding ABC transporter substrate-binding protein — MNFKKILLMSTLCLSMVYPSIAEAKEKVVNLKMSWWGGDDRHQKTLEALKLFEEKYPNIKVKPEYGGWQGWQEKVTTQIVGNTSPDVMQINWNWIDLFSRDGSGFYDLNKVSHILELEKNYPQEMLNQCVANGKLNAVPIGVTGKVFYINKTTYEKAGLPVPSSFEEMISSSKIIREKLGNDYYAFDTDAYGALLLMIYKLEQETGKPFIIDNKVAYTEAEVTEAVRFYDNLVKENVMPSLKVRAAAGFIPLDQHPSWIQGKYAGTYEWDSSAQKWQDALEAGQELVVAPYPKDFGTYPSAFNKVSMGYAIKKNTKHPEEAATLVHFLTSDPEAIKILGTSRGVPSNATAINVLKENNQLTGLGFDANNAVISFSGKGIHPLFEHKKLNTDLRTVIENLGYGQKSVEETAKDIIEITNNFLEEYN, encoded by the coding sequence ATGAATTTCAAAAAGATTTTATTAATGAGTACTCTTTGCTTAAGTATGGTTTATCCTTCAATAGCTGAAGCAAAGGAAAAAGTTGTAAATTTAAAAATGTCTTGGTGGGGTGGTGATGATAGACACCAAAAAACTTTAGAAGCTTTAAAGTTATTTGAAGAAAAGTATCCTAACATTAAAGTAAAACCTGAATATGGTGGATGGCAAGGTTGGCAAGAAAAAGTTACTACACAGATAGTAGGAAACACATCTCCAGATGTAATGCAAATTAACTGGAATTGGATTGACCTTTTCTCTAGAGATGGTAGTGGATTTTATGATTTAAATAAAGTTTCTCATATCTTAGAACTAGAGAAGAATTATCCTCAAGAGATGTTAAACCAATGTGTAGCTAATGGAAAATTAAATGCTGTTCCTATTGGTGTAACTGGTAAAGTTTTCTATATCAATAAAACTACATATGAGAAAGCTGGACTTCCTGTTCCTAGTTCTTTTGAAGAGATGATTTCTTCTAGCAAAATAATTAGAGAAAAATTAGGTAATGATTATTATGCCTTTGATACAGATGCCTATGGTGCTTTATTGCTAATGATTTATAAATTAGAACAAGAAACTGGAAAACCTTTTATCATTGATAATAAAGTTGCCTATACTGAAGCAGAAGTTACTGAAGCAGTAAGATTTTATGATAATTTAGTAAAAGAAAATGTTATGCCTTCTTTAAAAGTAAGAGCTGCTGCTGGATTTATTCCACTTGATCAACATCCTAGTTGGATTCAAGGAAAATATGCTGGAACTTATGAATGGGATAGTTCTGCTCAAAAATGGCAAGATGCTTTAGAAGCTGGACAAGAGTTAGTAGTAGCTCCATATCCAAAAGATTTTGGTACTTATCCTTCTGCTTTTAATAAAGTTTCAATGGGATATGCTATCAAAAAGAATACTAAACATCCTGAAGAAGCAGCTACACTTGTCCATTTCTTAACTTCAGACCCTGAAGCAATAAAAATCCTTGGTACTTCAAGAGGAGTTCCTTCTAATGCTACTGCTATAAATGTTTTAAAAGAAAATAATCAATTAACTGGTTTAGGTTTTGATGCTAATAATGCTGTTATCAGTTTTTCTGGAAAAGGTATTCATCCTCTATTTGAACATAAAAAACTTAATACAGATTTAAGAACTGTTATTGAAAATTTAGGATATGGACAAAAATCTGTCGAAGAAACTGCTAAAGATATAATAGAAATTACAAATAACTTCTTAGAAGAATACAACTAA
- a CDS encoding ABC transporter substrate-binding protein: protein MNLKKLFILSLSTIALFGACGKTEEKATTSSDDKIVLRVSWWGGEDRHKKTVEALKLFEQKYPNITVKAEYGGWQGWQEKITTQMAGGMAADLMQINWNWINIFSKDGNGLYDLNSLSSDIDLSQYEQILLDQCIVDGKLNAIPYGVAGRVFLYNKTTYDKAGLKVPSSFEEIKEAGKVMKEKLGADYFPFEADYYGALLLMLYKLEQETGKPFIVDNKVAYTEAQIKDAADFYLDLVNTKTIPSLADRAAAGNVQLDQHPSWIIGKFGGTYEWDSASLKWRDSLQDGEELVVGDYPTDLGPYNSGFTKVSMALAINKNTKYPKETAQLLNFLVSDEEAVKILDVSRGIPANKKAVATLEKANLLDPFMLEANNKVISFAGKGIHPLFEHKQLHTELKDLVDNLGYNQISSEEFAKKIIETTNNFLEANK, encoded by the coding sequence ATGAATTTAAAAAAATTATTTATTTTATCACTTTCAACTATTGCTTTATTTGGAGCTTGTGGAAAAACAGAGGAAAAAGCTACTACTAGTTCTGATGACAAAATAGTTTTAAGAGTTTCTTGGTGGGGTGGTGAAGATAGACATAAAAAAACTGTTGAGGCTCTAAAACTATTCGAACAAAAATATCCAAATATAACTGTTAAAGCTGAGTATGGTGGATGGCAAGGTTGGCAAGAAAAAATTACTACTCAAATGGCAGGAGGAATGGCTGCTGACCTAATGCAAATTAACTGGAACTGGATAAACATATTTTCAAAGGATGGAAACGGACTCTATGATTTAAATTCTCTATCATCAGATATTGATTTATCTCAATATGAACAAATACTTTTAGACCAATGTATTGTTGATGGAAAATTAAATGCTATTCCTTATGGAGTTGCTGGTAGAGTATTCCTATATAATAAAACTACTTATGATAAAGCAGGTTTAAAAGTTCCTTCAAGCTTCGAGGAGATAAAAGAAGCAGGGAAAGTTATGAAAGAAAAGTTAGGAGCTGATTATTTCCCATTTGAAGCTGATTACTATGGTGCCCTTTTACTTATGCTTTATAAATTAGAGCAAGAAACTGGAAAACCTTTTATTGTTGACAATAAAGTAGCATATACTGAAGCTCAAATTAAAGATGCAGCTGATTTCTATTTGGATTTGGTTAACACTAAAACTATTCCATCTTTAGCTGATAGAGCTGCTGCAGGAAATGTACAACTAGATCAACATCCTAGTTGGATTATTGGAAAATTTGGTGGAACTTATGAGTGGGATAGTGCTTCATTAAAGTGGAGAGATTCTTTACAAGATGGTGAGGAATTAGTAGTTGGAGATTATCCAACTGATTTAGGTCCTTATAATTCTGGATTTACAAAAGTTTCTATGGCTCTAGCTATAAACAAAAATACAAAATATCCTAAAGAAACTGCTCAACTTCTTAATTTCTTAGTTTCAGATGAGGAAGCAGTGAAAATATTAGATGTTTCTAGAGGAATTCCAGCTAATAAAAAAGCTGTAGCCACTCTTGAAAAAGCTAATTTACTAGACCCATTTATGTTAGAGGCTAACAATAAAGTTATTTCTTTTGCAGGAAAAGGAATTCATCCTTTATTCGAACATAAACAACTACATACTGAATTAAAAGATTTAGTTGACAATTTAGGATATAACCAAATTTCATCTGAAGAGTTTGCTAAAAAAATTATAGAAACTACTAATAATTTTTTAGAAGCTAACAAATAA